GCGACCATCCACGGCAATTTCTCTAGTCTTATAACCCACATAACGAACGACTAAAGTAGCATTCGCTGGTGCGTTAAGACTATACGATCCATTGTCGCTGGTCGACGTTCCTGCAGCACCGCCCTTTACTTGAACAGAAGCGTTTGAAAGGGCCTTTCCATCCGATCCTTTCACCGTCCCACTCACTTGATGCTGAACAGCGTTCACAGTAGTAGTGAGTACTTTTGTAGATGGCTTATAATTTACAGAGATGGTATTTGCAATAATCTTAAATGAAAAGCTATCACCATTCAATAGTTGCGCCAATACGTCCCTTAATGGAGCGTTATTGACATTAAGATTTACATTAGGTGCATGCCTTAAAACATCGTCGCTATATAGAAACTTATATTTCGTTTGCTTTGATATAGAAAGAAAAGCATCCTCTAGTTTTGCATCTTTAAGACGCAAGGAAACGTTTTGTGCAATTCCATCGGCATAAGCACAAGACATAAAAACCAACAAGAGAAATGTTGTAATTTTCATAATTCGGATAATTATGCCAAAAGGGGAACCATAGAGGTTTCGAGCCCTTTTGCCAAATGAAATGTTATTCATACATTTGATAATTGAGTTAATGAATTAGGTTACTATTTGTTTTTTAACTTGATAAAACTTACAGGAGTGCTGCAACACTCCTGTTTTTTTATTGGTATTGGTTGGTGTAAAATTTTATTTCCATAATCTATTTTTTGGTTATCAATAATTTATTTTTGTTCAGTGCAAATTTTAAGTCGCTGACGAATTCCAACATTTTTATTACCTCCGATAACTTCGAATCTCTCTTGATCTCTCCTGAATAAGTTTCTGTAAGTGATACATCAGATCCTAAGGACACATCTAAATCATACCACATCTTTAACTGGGTTGCAATATCTACGATGTTATCTTTGTTGAAATAAAATTCATTGTTTTTCCAAGCTAGATCTTTTTGAAGATTAGCTTTCCTAACTTGTATCTCATCCCCTCTTATTTCGGCCTTCTGACCGGGCTTGATGATCTCTCTATTTCCTGATTTAGAAACCTCTACCAAACCTTCGGAAAGGGTTGTTTTGGACGTATTTCCATAGGTTGAGACATTAAAGTGTGTTCCTAGAACTTTCACTGTCCCATTTTCTGTCACTACATAGAACGGTTTTTTTGCATCTTTGGCAACCTCGAAATAAGCCTCTCCTTTCAAGTAGACCTTTCTTTCACTCTCGCTGAATTTTGTAGGAAATTTTAACTCGCTATTAGCATTAACCCAAATGGACGTTCCATCGGAAAGCGTTAGTTGAAAATGATTCGCGATAGGAACGACCAACGTATTCAACATGGTAACAACGGAACGCGCTGATAAATTCTGAGATTGGCTCTCCGTAGTAAAAAGATTACTACTCTCCGACAAGCTTAATTTCTCAGCAACCTGCTTTTGTTCTCCATTCGCAAGAATGATCTTCGCGCCAAGCAACGCTGGATTAATATCTTCCGCGACCACAGCAGCAAGTAATTCCCGTTGAATTGCATCGGGAGACGAATTTTCCTTTAACGCCAAATAGCCAAAGCTAGCAATAGCAAGAACTGCCGCTGCGGCACCCCAATAGATAATTTTCTTTCTTCTAGGGTGTCGTTTCTCAGCTTTCTTCCAAGCAGCTTCACTATCTATGGAATCCAACCATGCAAGCTCTTTTTCGTCGACATCGTTGGACATAAGAGAATCTTCGAACGGTTTATTCGTAGGATGGGCTGAATACCATCGCTCTAATTCCATTCGATCTTGGTCCGTCAATTCGTTACGATACTTTTTGACCAATAATTTAGCTATTCTGATTGCGGCTATAATCATGTTATCTAAGACTAAGAAACGCAAAGAGGATTTTGGGGTGACAGGAAAATAAAAAAAGTGAAATTATTTTAGGAAAAGCAGAAATAAAGAGAAGAATTCTGGGCGTAACATTTCCCTTAGGGCTTTTAAACCTCTCTTTTTATGGGTTTTAATCGTGTTGATACTTACCTCAAGCTCGTTCGCAATTTCTTCCGTAGTCATCCCTTCAAGGTAGCTAAGGGAAAATACTTTCTGGCATGCCTCTGGAAGTTTTTGAAGGGCAACATGTATTTCAAATGTGAATTCTGCTTGAATAATTTGGTGTTCGTAGTCGATGGTATCTGCTTCAGAAAATGGACTTCTTTCCCAATATTTTTTCTCGGAAAGCGTTTTTCTATTTTGGTTGAACACAGCAAATCGGACTGCGGAATATAGGAAGGCCTTGATAGCCGCTTCGTCAGTAGATACGCGTGATTTATTTTGAAAATATGAAACAAAGGCATCCTGAGCCAGATCTTCGGCTTGTGCTTGATCCTTTACCATCTTCCATGCAAAGAAACACAACAGTTTATAGTATTTTGTGAATAATACCTTATCCGCGACTACCATTACGATTTACCCTTTGTTCAATTATTAGTGTACAACGCAAGTCCCGAGAAGAGTTGCTTTTTCATAATTTAAATACTCGGAGAGTAAATGTATTAATTTTTTCAGAATATTAAAATAATCTTAAATAAAACTAAAAGCTCTTAACATTTCGAAAAAGGTGGTTAGGGTTTGGCATTAATTAAGCTAATGAATGCAACTTCTCTTTCAACTTGCTCATTCTACCGTCGCTTAAATATTTATTGAACGTATTGAGTACCCCCCTACTGTAATTTGGAACGCATTAAGACTATAGGAGGCTTCTTTAACCAACGCCACACGAATTCAAATTCGTAGTCGGTGAACACATTTCTATTAATTAAGCAGCGGATTTTTTACTCCATCAACAGCATGGATAATTCCAATAATCGTCCAAATGAGGAATTCGACTCGGATTTAGCTTGTAATAAACACGATAGAAGAAGCTACTTTCGCAATCATCGTGACTATTATGTTAAAGATAATTCTTCGAGTAAAAAGTCCGAAACCCTGTTTAGATGAACTCTGCTTAAATCACCTCTCGTGTCTTTCCGCGCCAAAAAAGGCGACAAGTCATAAAATCCCTGAATAACTCAGTTTTGATTGTGTCTTTCCCTTCACAATAATTCGACTTTTTGCACGACACTAAATTGAATCTTATTTTTCTTTAAAAACCTTATATTTAGTATCTATAAACAGTTTACGACGTTTATATAAGCCATGCCCACTCGGTCTACACCTGATTATTTTGAGGCAATAAAAAGCGTAGATGAATCACTACAAAAAACAAAATAAATTGCCGCACATCGCCCAAAGCAATAGTTTGTAGAACAAACGTATGAGCTGCAAAGGAGATAGTTGATTTACCACCTTTCATCAGTGTAGCTTCCAGGTCAGATCTCTCTGACCACTTTATTCAATAAGATGGAAACTGAGCTTCCATCCATATTATAGGAAGTTTCGACATCTTCCAACTCCATTTATAAACGTGCGCTGCGTTAAAACAGCAGGAAAATAAAACATACCAACATGTAGACAACAAAATGGCTTAAACAACACTTTTTTTTAAAGATTCTAGCACTGACTGTTCGAGGTCATACTCCATAAGTCACTACTCGTCGGTCAGAATCGCGTCACGACGGTTGTTACATGAAACATTACGAATGTTATAGAATGGCTGAAGATCCATAGGGTTTGTAGCGAGTTTTCTACAGCTTTTTTTAATCATTTAAAAAGCTTTGAATAAAAGTAAAAAAAAACTATTGCACTTAATCCAACGATTTACTAAGTTTAACTTTCCATTGAACATTCCTAAGATGTATACATGGTAGATTAAGTTTTAGAAATAAATCATGAAGAATTATAATACCTCTGAGTTAAGTAATAGACAATTAAATATTCAACGCAGGAATAGTTATAATATAGTATTAGCATCTTTGATGTTAAATATCATTATGTTAAGTTTCGCAACGATCTTTTTGCATCAACAAAAGTATGTTGTATTGCCGGTTTTAGTGCTTGCGTCTATTTTAAGTATCGTTCCTGGATTATTGAAATTAAAAGAAATTAAGCAGGAGTTGCGTTCTAGGATGCAACGTGTTTCATAGACCCTCGAAATAAACGAAAATTTAGAGCCGTCTTGAAGGACGGCTTTTTTTATTGATTCCGAATAATGCAAAAAACGCACACCTTTCTCACGATGAGAGAATAGATACAGGAGTTTACCAATGTTTAAATACCACTTAAGCAGAAATTTGAACTAACGAAACAAAGCGATCTAGAGCAGTTTCTTCTATCCATCGAGCCGTAATACGCTTCTTAACTACACTTAGCAACCGATCCAACTAGAAAAAATATAGCGCCCAAAGTTATTGAGCGCTATACCTTTCGAATCCTATTAATATCCCGGATTCTGCTTTAATTTACCACTTTGATTAATCTCATCCACTGGGATTGGATATAAGAAAAAGTTCTCACTGGTCAAGGTGCTGTGCTTTTTCAATGCGTATTTCGTACGGCATTGATCAAACCAAGTTTCCCCCTCAAATACAAGCTCCTTCTCCTTTTCGTCCTGTATTGCTGTGATATAATTTGCCAAACTTGTATAAGCGCTGATTGGCTTAGTAACGCCTGCGCGATCCTGAACCATTTTCAAAGAAGCGTAAGAAGCCGCGCTGACACTATTATCCACCCTCGCTTTTGCTTCCGCATGGATTAGATACAGCTCTGCCAATCGGATAGCCGGAAAGTTCTGACTTGCCGGAGAGAAGTTAGGAAACTTCCCCATAAACGCTCGCGTAGTTGTGGGGTCAGTCTTCAAAGCTTCCTTCTTATACGAAAAAGCCTTCCGCTTATCTGTTGCTTCAAATAACCCATCGATGAAAGGCTCTTTAGCAAAGAACAGAACACTCGCATTATTATTAGCGACCGACGCCAAAGGATTGGTCGCCTGATCATCGAATTGAAGCTCAAAAATCGCCTCCGTACTATTCTCCGTCGTCCATATCGAACCGTAATCAGCTGCCAGCGAATACTTTCCCGACTTAATTACCTCATCCGCCAAACTTGCTGCCTTTGAATAATCATTAGTCAAAGAGCCCTGATATAAATAAACCTTCGCTAACAAAGCCTTTGCTGCCCAATGGGAAGCCCTTCCTCGCACCGCATCACCTGTATTTGGATTGTTCACAGGCAGAAGCGTACTAGCATCTGTCAAATCCTGAACAATCTGCTTATATACGTCCGCTGGCGCCGACTGATCCAAATCATGAGCTGTCCCTTCTTTCGTCGCCGTCAATGGCACAGGTATATTCCCAAACGCACGAACCAAGAAGAAAAAGTTCAATGCGCGCACAAACTTAGCCTCGCCCACAAATTGATCCCTTTTCTCATTCGAAATAGACCCCTCGGCCATATTAGGAACCTCCGTTATGATATTGTTTGCCGCATTGATCGTCGTATATGCCGCCTGCCAGATATTCTTCATCCACGGATTCACCGTATTGATCTTATGAATCGCCATCAACTCATATTCTTGGAACTTTGCTGAATGCTCAATATGCACCGCAGAGAACTCCGGAACCGTGATAAAGGATTGACCGAAGGAAAACGAGTTCATCATCGTCCTATACATCCCCATCACCGCAGAATTCGCATTCGTTTCCGTCTTAAAATATTCGCTCGCACCAATCTGTCCCAATGGCTCGCGGTCTAAAAACTTGTCACAGGAAGCAACAGATAGTCCTAACCCGCAACATATTAATAATTTGATTATATTCTTTTTCATGTGTTTTGCAATTAAAGTTAGAACGTAATATTAAAGCCGGTAGTAAACATTCTTGGCTGCGGATAACTCCCATAGTCATAACCATAGATAAGCCCCGCATTTGCGCCGCCATGGCTCGAGCTTACCTCTGGGTCAAACCCTCTGTAGTTGGTAAAGACATAAGCATTCTGCACCGTGAAATACCAACGAAGCTTTTTCATTCTGATTTTTTCCGAAACAGACTCCGGCAAAGTATATCCAAACGTCACATTACGAATCCTGAAAAAAGAACCATCCTGAATAAAACGAGTAGACACTTTACCGTTGTCCGAATTACTTGGCGTCGGTCTTGGCATATCGGTTATATCGCCCGGCTGTCTCCATCTTCGCTCCCAGTCTACAAATGCATTCGAGCTCACATTATAGCCTTCCAAACCATTCGCTAAACCATAATTCAATATATCATTACCATAGGTGAATTGCCCCAGGATGCTTAAATCAAAGTTTTTATAGCTAAAATTGTTCGTGATACCTCCGAAAAACTGTGGATTCGGGTCTCCAATTTTATAAAAGTTATCATCTTTAGGCGGACCAACAGTACCATCATAAGCTTGGTAATCGATCATACCCGTCTGTGGATTTACACCTACTGCTTTATAACCGTAGAAAACACCCAATGGCTCCCCAATTCTCGCACGATTCACCCCTTCAATACCACCGAACATTTCGTCCACACCATCTGCCAGCTTCAAGATCTTATTCCTGTTGAATGTCATGTTCAAGGACGTTGACCATTTAAACTCGCCCACTAAGTTCTTTGAACTCAATTCGAACTCAAAACCCTTGTTCTCGATATCACCGGCGTTTGTAAAATACGTTCCAAAACCCGAACTCAACAAAATCGGCATACCCAATAACAAATCGGTAGTCTTCTTATGGTAATAATCTGCTAACAAAGAAATTCTATTATTGAAAAGACCAACATCGGTACCCACGTTCCACTGCGTAGTGGTTTCCCATTTCAAACCTTGATCTCCCAGAATATTAGGAACAAACCCTGGTACGCCCATGTAATTATTCCCTGCGGAATACAACGAACGGCTTGCATAGTTACCAATGTTCTGATTTCCGGTGATACCCCAGCTTGCACGAAGCTTCAAATCGCTGAAAGTCTTATTGTCTTTCAGGAAATCCTCCTGATTAATTCTCCAGGCTGCAGCAACCGATGGGAAGTATGCCCAACGATTATCCGCTCCAAAGCGCGAA
The DNA window shown above is from Sphingobacterium hotanense and carries:
- a CDS encoding FecR family protein, which codes for MIIAAIRIAKLLVKKYRNELTDQDRMELERWYSAHPTNKPFEDSLMSNDVDEKELAWLDSIDSEAAWKKAEKRHPRRKKIIYWGAAAAVLAIASFGYLALKENSSPDAIQRELLAAVVAEDINPALLGAKIILANGEQKQVAEKLSLSESSNLFTTESQSQNLSARSVVTMLNTLVVPIANHFQLTLSDGTSIWVNANSELKFPTKFSESERKVYLKGEAYFEVAKDAKKPFYVVTENGTVKVLGTHFNVSTYGNTSKTTLSEGLVEVSKSGNREIIKPGQKAEIRGDEIQVRKANLQKDLAWKNNEFYFNKDNIVDIATQLKMWYDLDVSLGSDVSLTETYSGEIKRDSKLSEVIKMLEFVSDLKFALNKNKLLITKK
- a CDS encoding RNA polymerase sigma factor, whose amino-acid sequence is MVVADKVLFTKYYKLLCFFAWKMVKDQAQAEDLAQDAFVSYFQNKSRVSTDEAAIKAFLYSAVRFAVFNQNRKTLSEKKYWERSPFSEADTIDYEHQIIQAEFTFEIHVALQKLPEACQKVFSLSYLEGMTTEEIANELEVSINTIKTHKKRGLKALREMLRPEFFSLFLLFLK
- a CDS encoding RagB/SusD family nutrient uptake outer membrane protein, with the translated sequence MKKNIIKLLICCGLGLSVASCDKFLDREPLGQIGASEYFKTETNANSAVMGMYRTMMNSFSFGQSFITVPEFSAVHIEHSAKFQEYELMAIHKINTVNPWMKNIWQAAYTTINAANNIITEVPNMAEGSISNEKRDQFVGEAKFVRALNFFFLVRAFGNIPVPLTATKEGTAHDLDQSAPADVYKQIVQDLTDASTLLPVNNPNTGDAVRGRASHWAAKALLAKVYLYQGSLTNDYSKAASLADEVIKSGKYSLAADYGSIWTTENSTEAIFELQFDDQATNPLASVANNNASVLFFAKEPFIDGLFEATDKRKAFSYKKEALKTDPTTTRAFMGKFPNFSPASQNFPAIRLAELYLIHAEAKARVDNSVSAASYASLKMVQDRAGVTKPISAYTSLANYITAIQDEKEKELVFEGETWFDQCRTKYALKKHSTLTSENFFLYPIPVDEINQSGKLKQNPGY